In Malania oleifera isolate guangnan ecotype guangnan chromosome 8, ASM2987363v1, whole genome shotgun sequence, a single window of DNA contains:
- the LOC131162972 gene encoding pyrophosphate--fructose 6-phosphate 1-phosphotransferase subunit alpha, with amino-acid sequence MDSDFGIPRELSDLQKERSLYHPELPPCLQGTTVRVEYGDATTAADPSGANTISRSFPHTYGQPLAHFLRETAKVPDAKIITEHPAIRVGLVFCGRQSPGGHNVIWGLHNALKTHNPNSTLLGFLGGSEGLFAQKTLEITDDVLSTYKNQGGYDLLGRTKDQIRTTEQVNAALHACKDLKLDGLVIIGGVTSNTDAAQLAETFAEAKCTTKVVGVPVTLNGDLKNQFVETNVGFDTICKVNSQLISNVCTDALSAEKYYYFIRLMGRKASHVTLECTLQSHPNMVILGEEVAASKLTLFDLTKQVCDAVQARAEQDKYHGVILLPEGLIESIPEVYALLQEVHGLHRQGVSIDDISSQLSPWASALFEFLPLFIRKQLLLLPESDDSAQLSQIETEKLLAHLVEVGMNKRLKEGTYKGKKFNAICHFFGYQARGSLPSKFDCDYAYVLGHICYHILAAGLNGYMATVTNLKNPVNKWRCGAAPLTAMMTVNRWSRGPGASSLIGKPAIHPAPVDLRGKAYELLRQNATKFLMDDLYRNPGPLQFDGPGADVRAVSLCVEDQDYMGRIKKLQEYLDKVRTIVKPGCSQDVLKAALSAMQSVTDVLNVISAPSSSSQPHY; translated from the exons ATGGATTCAGATTTCGGCATTCCCAGAGAACTCTCCGATCTGCAAAAGGAGCGATCTCTCTACCATCCCGAACTCCCTCCTTGCCTTCAG GGTACTACTGTCAGGGTCGAATATGGTGATGCAACAACTGCTGCAGATCCCTCTGGTGCTAACACCATAAGTCGGTCCTTCCCGCATACGTATGGTCAGCCTTTAGCTCACTTTCTTAGGGAAACTGCAAAGGTCCCTGATGCAAAAATTATAACTGAGCATCCAGCAATCAG GGTGGGATTGGTCTTCTGTGGGAGACAATCTCCTGGAGGACATAATGTCATATGGGGTCTTCACAATGCACTTAAAACTCACAACCCCAACAGCACACTACTTGGATTTCTTG GTGGCTCTGAAGGTTTATTTGCACAGAAAACTCTTGAGATTACAGATGACGTTCTTTCAACCTACAAAAATCAAG GTGGTTATGATTTGCTAGGGCGGACGAAAGATCAAATAAGAACAACTGAACAAGTTAATGCTGCACTTCATGCATGCAAAGATTTGAAGTTGGATGGCCTTGTTATCATTGGAG GGGTAACATCAAACACAGATGCTGCTCAGCTTGCAGAGACATTTGCAGAAGCAAAGTGCACAACAAAG GTTGTTGGGGTTCCTGTTACTTTGAATGGAGATCTCAAGAATCAATTTGTTGAAACTAATGTTGGTTTTGATACAATATGTAAG GTCAACTCCCAGCTCATCAGCAATGTCTGCACTGATGCTCTATCTGCAGAGAAG TATTATTATTTCATCAGACTCATGGGCCGAAAGGCATCTCATGTTACTTTGGAATGCACGCTTCAATCACATCCAAATATG GTCATTCTTGGAGAGGAGGTTGCAGCATCAAAACTTACTCTTTTTGATCTGACAAAACAAGTTTGTGATGCAGTTCAGGCCAGGGCAGAACAAG ACAAATACCATGGGGTCATCTTACTGCCTGAAGGGCTTATAGAAAGCATTCCTGAAGTGTATGCTCTATTGCAG GAAGTTCATGGCTTGCACAGGCAAGGTGTTTCTATTGATGACATTTCTTCCCAACTCTCACCATGGGCATCTGCCTTGTTTGAATTTTTACCACTCTTCATCAGAAAACAG CTGCTTCTTCTCCCCGAATCTGATGACTCTGCACAGTTATCTCag atTGAGACAGAGAAACTTCTGGCACATCTTGTGGAAGTTGGAATGAATAAGCGACTG AAAGAAGGCACATACAAGGGGAAGAAATTCAATGCCATCTGCCACTTCTTTGGTTATCAAGCCCGTGGATCATTGCCATCAAAATTTGATTGTGACTATGCCTAT GTTCTTGGGCATATTTGCTACCATATTCTAGCAGCTGGTTTGAATGGTTATATGGCGACTGTTACTAACCTGAAGAATCCTGTGAACAAGTGGCGTTGTGGTGCTGCTCCACTTACG GCAATGATGACTGTAAACCGATGGTCTCGTGGTCCAGGGGCCTCATCATTGATTGGAAAACCTGCTATTCACCCAGCCCCTGTGGATTTGAGAGGCAAAGCATACGA GCTGCTAAGACAAAATGCAACAAAATTCTTAATGGATGATCTGTACAGAAACCCCGGACCTCTTCAGTTTGATGGGCCGGGTGCTGATGTTAGGGCTGTAAGTTTGTGCGTTGAAGACCAGGATTACATGGGCCGTATAAAGAAACTGCAGGAGTATCTGGATAAG GTGCGAACAATTGTGAAACCAGGTTGTTCACAGGATGTTCTTAAAGCGGCTTTGAGCGCCATGCAATCAGTGACGGATGTTCTGAACGTGATATCTGCACCGTCGAGCAGCAGCCAGCCACACTATTAG
- the LOC131162973 gene encoding bZIP transcription factor 60, translated as MGDSISVAVEEEHDLDWEHVFDTAPEVMADLFGDNSLPPSSDLSLEASGDVICANSSPDSLSSWIGEIEHLLMKDDDDCNGVLIESNPQFCNDFLADILLDSPADPSAENFNVSERSTSSPLEDGNCSEREKIDAPDANSNESYSNNNNNNDSGGEEEDPISKKRRRQLRNRDAALRSRERKKMHLRDLETKSRYFEGECRRLGRLLQCCVAENHALRLQLHNGQAFGASMTKQESAVLLLESLLLGSLFWFLGIICLLLPLPPRPRLTPESGWEESDGGRALERAAPRGARSKSIGLQVFKSKRCKASRTKMKPTPLPPVGVFGARHRASCIFHGFPPLFILNV; from the exons ATGGGGGATTCGATTTCGGTAGCCGTAGAAGAAGAACACGATCTAGATTGGGAACATGTGTTCGACACCGCCCCCGAGGTTATGGCGGATTTGTTTGGAGACAACTCTCTTCCTCCCTCTTCTGATTTATCACTGGAAGCTTCCGGTGATGTGATATGCGCAAACTCCTCTCCAGATTCGTTGTCCTCGTGGATTGGCGAGATCGAGCACTTGCTGATGAAGGACGATGATGACTGCAACGGGGTTCTTATAGAGTCTAATCCCCAATTTTGCAACGATTTTTTGGCAGATATTCTTCTTGACTCGCCGGCCGATCCATCTGCTGAGAATTTCAATGTTTCCGAACGCAGTACTTCGAGTCCGTTGGAGGATGGTAATTGTTCCGAGAGGGAGAAGATCGACGCTCCGGACGCAAACAGCAATGAGAGctacagcaacaacaacaacaacaacgatAGCGGCGGCGAAGAGGAAGATCCGATTTCGAAGAAACGTAGAAG GCAGTTGAGAAATAGGGACGCTGCTCTGAGATCAAGGGAAAGGAAGAAGATGCATCTGAGAGATTTGGAGACGAAGAGTAGGTATTTCGAAGGGGAATGCAGGAGACTGGGACGATTGCTCCAGTGTTGCGTTGCAGAGAACCATGCTCTCCGTCTTCAATTACATAATGGCCAGGCCTTTGGTGCTTCCATGACCAAGCAGGAGTCTGCTGTGCTCTTGTTGG AATCCCTGCTGTTGGGTTCCCTGTTTTGGTTCCTGGGCATCATTTGCCTGTTGCTCCCTCTGCCCCCTCGGCCTCGGTTGACACCGGAATCAGGATGGGAGGAAAGCGACGGAGGCAGAGCTTTGGAAAGGGCGGCTCCAAGAGGGGCAAGAAGTAAGAGCATCGGATTACAGGTGTTCAAGAGTAAGAGATGCAAAGCTTCGAGGACAAAGATGAAACCAACCCCTTTACCTCCTGTTGGAGTTTTTGGTGCGAGGCATCGAGCATCCTGTATTTTCCATGGCTTTCCACCACTTTTCATCCTGAATGTTTAG